Part of the Kamptonema formosum PCC 6407 genome, GTGCTCGACCCTTACTTGCTGCACATTTACCGAGGAACTAACCCTTACGTAATTGGATTTTGTCAACAACGCCAAGAGATTAGGTGGTTTCGAGTCGATCGCATTCAGAGCTTAGAAATTCTTAATACTAAGTTTATGCGCGATCGCACATTTAATGCTCAAGAACATCTAGAGCGGATTTTTCAAGCTGAGGTAGGAGGAGGTAAACCCATTGAAGTAGAAATTTGGTTTGATGGGCCCACAGCACCCTATATCTGGGAGAGGCGATGGCATCCAACTCAGGAAATTGAACAACATCCTGATGGTTCGATTACCTTGAGGATGAGTGTGGCGGGTTTGAATGAGATTAAGCGGTGGGTGTTGGGGTATGGGAAAGGGGCGAGAGTGAAAAGCCCACCGGAGTTGGTGAAGTTGGTTCAAGATGAGGTAGAGGCGATGAGTAACAATTATAGTTTTCAGGAGGGATCTAGTTATGCTAATCACTGAATGCGATCGCGAGGAACGACAAGATAATAATTTGCCTTATGTAGAGTTGTGTTTTAGTCTCATCGGTAAAACTTTACCTGCGGATCATGGGTATGGTTTGTATTCCGCGATCGCACACTCTCAAGAGGAACTTCACAATTTAGCAGGGGTGAGTATTCAAACCATTCAGGGAATGCCTGATAAGCAAGGGGTAATTCATTTAAGCGATCGCTCTAAATTGAGAATCCGCCTACCTGGAGACAAAGTGCCGTTGGTGTATCCCTTAGCGGGCAAGCAATTAACTATTGGTAAGCACGCAATTCGGCTAGGAATCCCGCAAATTTTTGTATTGCAACCTGCCGCGAGATTGCGATCGCGCATTGTGATTATTAAGGGATTCCAAGAACCAGATACTTTTTTGGTAGCAGCAAAGCGACAATTGGATGATTTACAAATTCAAGGTAATCTGACAATTCCGCTGAATGAAGAGGGAGAATTTAGTCGGAAGGCAATTAAAGTTAAAACGTTTTCAGTAGTGGGTTTTAGTTTAGAAGTAATGGATCTCAGCGATGATGATTCTATTAAGTTGCAGGCTTTAGGATTGGGGGGTAAACATCGTATGGGTTGTGGGATTTTCAACACTTTGCCCCGTGCATGGAGGTTTGATAATGTCTAATCTGCCTGAGCATTTATTGGCAAAAAGTAAGCCGCCTATTACTCTTAAAAAGCACCTAGAAGATACGGCAAAATGTGCTTTACAAATCTTCCGGCTAGATGGTCGGTGGGGACAAAATTGGTGTAGATTCTTCAAAATTCAAGGCATTGAAGCACAAGAAAAATTCTTGTTAAATTTGCGTGTTGCAGCCTTATTGCATGACATTGGTAAAGCAAATGAGGAATTTTACAAAGCTGTATCTGAGGGATGCTATCAAACTTTCAGACATGAACATATCAGCGCACTGGTATTGCATTTAAAACAAGTTCGTTCTTGGTTACAAAAAGAAAACTCATCTTTAGATGTGGAAGTAATTACGGCTGCGGTTTTGTCCCATCATTTGAAGGCTGCGGAAAAAGGCGATCGCGAATGGGGAAAACCATCTAAAGTAACTCGCTACAAACCAGTTAAGCTTTACCTACTACATGATGAAATAAAAGTCACCTTACAAGAAATTGCGCGCGTCGCGAGTCTGGATCAGCCTCCCGAAATCGCGATCGCTACCTTCTCCCAAGATGCCATCTGGTGTAAAGCATGGGAAGATGGCATGAAAGCTGCTAGACAGTTCAAACGCAATCTAAACGATGAGCGAAGAAGTCTTCTTTTGGCTGTTAAAGCAGGGTTAATTGTTTCTGATGCGGCGGCTTCAGGATTGGTGCGAGAAGGAAAGAAAATTGATGAATGGATTGAAGAAGTTGTACATAGTAAAGCGATTACCAAGGCTGAAATTGTTACTGCGATTATTCATCCCATCATCGGCAAAATTGATGCAAGACGAGAGGATAAACCTTTTGATCTTAAGAAATTTTTGGAAGAAAACAACACGGGACAACTACAGATGCTGCAAGATGAAACTCTGCACACATTTCAGAAGGAAATAGGAGTGCAAGGTTCAAGAGTTTTGTTATTAGCTGCTTGCGCTGCTGGAAAAACTCTTACTGCTTGGAAATGGGCAGAAGAACAGGTAAAACACCATACAGTAGGAAAAGTAATTTTTCTTTATCCCACAAGGGGTACAGCAACGGAAGGCTTTAAGGATTACGTGAGTTGGGCACCAGAAGCAGATGCAGCACTGGTGACAGGAACAGCGCGTTATGAACTCGAAGCGATCGCAGAAAATCCACCCGACTCAATGAAAGAAAAAGACTTCACCACTGAGGATCGTCTATTTTCATTAGGCTTTTGGTCGCGGCGATACTTTAGCGCAACAGTGGATCAATTTCTAGGTTTCATGGAGCACAGCTATGGTGGGATTTGCTTGTTACCGGCTCTAGCAGATAGCGTGTTAATTATTGATGAAATTCACAGTTTCGATCGCAAGATGTTTGATAGCTTAATTGCATTTCTCAAACATTTCGATCTACCTGTTTTGTGTATGACAGCAACATTACCAACTTGTCGAAAAAATGAGTTAGTGGAAGCGGGATTAAAAGTATATCCAACAGCCAGCGATCGCGAAAACTTGAAAGACCTTGAAGAGAAAGAGAATCATCCCCGCTATCGACTTGAACCTGTAGAGAATTTTACCAGTGCGTTGACCAAAGCTAAACAGGCTTATAGCCAGGGTGAGCGAGTTTTATGGGTTGTGAATACAGTCGATCGCTGTCTGGCAATCTCACAAAAGCTAAAGGAGGAACTAAAGGTAGAAGTTTTGACATATCATAGCAGATTTCGATTAACCGATCGACAGAAAGTTCATACAAAAACGGTTAAGGCATTTGCATTTCAAAAAGTACGAAAACCAGCAATTGCTGTAACTACGCAAGTTTGTGAAATGTCTCTCGATCTTGATGCTGATGTTTTAATTACCGAATTTGCTCCCATTCCTTCCCTAGTTCAACGCTTTGGACGTGCTAATCGTCATTTAGTTAGGGGTAATGATTTTCGTGCTGCACTTCATATTTATGAGCCGCCGAAGGCTTTGCCATATAATCGTGAAGAATTAGACGCTGCTAGAAAGTTTATTAACGATTTAGGTGAGGGTGATATTAGTCAAAAAAGACTCGCTGACACAATGGAAAAATATACTCCTGAAGAACGAAGTAGCGATGGTTCCTCGCGTTTTCTCGATAGTGGCTACTTTGCCACGATG contains:
- a CDS encoding CRISPR-associated helicase/endonuclease Cas3, with product MSNLPEHLLAKSKPPITLKKHLEDTAKCALQIFRLDGRWGQNWCRFFKIQGIEAQEKFLLNLRVAALLHDIGKANEEFYKAVSEGCYQTFRHEHISALVLHLKQVRSWLQKENSSLDVEVITAAVLSHHLKAAEKGDREWGKPSKVTRYKPVKLYLLHDEIKVTLQEIARVASLDQPPEIAIATFSQDAIWCKAWEDGMKAARQFKRNLNDERRSLLLAVKAGLIVSDAAASGLVREGKKIDEWIEEVVHSKAITKAEIVTAIIHPIIGKIDARREDKPFDLKKFLEENNTGQLQMLQDETLHTFQKEIGVQGSRVLLLAACAAGKTLTAWKWAEEQVKHHTVGKVIFLYPTRGTATEGFKDYVSWAPEADAALVTGTARYELEAIAENPPDSMKEKDFTTEDRLFSLGFWSRRYFSATVDQFLGFMEHSYGGICLLPALADSVLIIDEIHSFDRKMFDSLIAFLKHFDLPVLCMTATLPTCRKNELVEAGLKVYPTASDRENLKDLEEKENHPRYRLEPVENFTSALTKAKQAYSQGERVLWVVNTVDRCLAISQKLKEELKVEVLTYHSRFRLTDRQKVHTKTVKAFAFQKVRKPAIAVTTQVCEMSLDLDADVLITEFAPIPSLVQRFGRANRHLVRGNDFRAALHIYEPPKALPYNREELDAARKFINDLGEGDISQKRLADTMEKYTPEERSSDGSSRFLDSGYFATMGSFRDTDEYAVPCILDRDLDEVEKRIKKHQPYDGYKINVPETWAKGDRPSWLPRYLKVAEWEGHYDERSGFQTKPLEDVKL
- the cas6 gene encoding type I-MYXAN CRISPR-associated protein Cas6/Cmx6, with translation MLITECDREERQDNNLPYVELCFSLIGKTLPADHGYGLYSAIAHSQEELHNLAGVSIQTIQGMPDKQGVIHLSDRSKLRIRLPGDKVPLVYPLAGKQLTIGKHAIRLGIPQIFVLQPAARLRSRIVIIKGFQEPDTFLVAAKRQLDDLQIQGNLTIPLNEEGEFSRKAIKVKTFSVVGFSLEVMDLSDDDSIKLQALGLGGKHRMGCGIFNTLPRAWRFDNV